From a single Pyxidicoccus xibeiensis genomic region:
- a CDS encoding P2X purinoceptor: protein MRRMLMVMVVLAAGCSSGLGEPCDAQTACPDDLVCSFAQGEDGPASLGVCDYPLRGEGGACTVAAECERSLTCSNHFTPGDRYGTCVKKLADGAACFTDRDCQGGTCEGASGSALDGVCTSER from the coding sequence ATGCGCCGGATGCTGATGGTGATGGTGGTGCTGGCCGCGGGGTGCTCCTCGGGCCTGGGTGAGCCGTGCGACGCGCAGACGGCGTGCCCGGACGACCTGGTGTGCAGCTTCGCCCAGGGGGAGGACGGGCCGGCGTCGCTTGGCGTGTGTGACTACCCGCTGCGCGGCGAGGGCGGCGCGTGCACCGTGGCGGCGGAGTGCGAGCGCTCGCTGACGTGCTCCAACCACTTCACGCCAGGGGACAGGTACGGCACCTGCGTGAAGAAGCTCGCGGACGGTGCCGCATGCTTCACGGACCGGGACTGCCAGGGCGGCACCTGTGAGGGTGCATCCGGCAGTGCGCTGGACGGCGTCTGCACGTCGGAGCGCTGA